The following DNA comes from Alnus glutinosa chromosome 6, dhAlnGlut1.1, whole genome shotgun sequence.
GTGAGCAAGAACATTAACTTATCTTTCCAACGAGTGAAATTCGTTCCATCAAATCTGTCTAATTTCACAAAGTCTTGATTCATCATTTTGAAAGTCATCATATCAGATTCTGATCCCATTGCGTATTATCACCTTAAAATTGTTGAGTAAAATTGAgcggaaaaaacaaaatttagaaaaatcaaTGCGACTTTGAGGAGTGTATAAACACTTTCTTTAAGGTGATAATTGCCCCCACTTAAAAGAGTTTGTTGCCGGGTTACAAGCAATTCACCTCCAGGATACAACAAAGTCACCAACTGCAGACAACAATTCTGAAGTTTGTTCTTTAGAGTTTCTCTATAAAGTTGTGTAATTGATTTGAGAAAGtgagagaataataataataaattcgtAGGAAAGTATATCTATTTATAGATTTTAAATGGCATTTattgaaaagttgtatcttttcAACTTGTAGTTGCAAACGGTTACCTATATAAATTATAGAGTTAGTTACATATCAAAAACTGCTGCAGTTGGCTTAGTGGTTCAAGGTGCCTCTTCACAAACACCATGGCAAAGGTTCGACTCCTCACATCTGTACCTAAgcagttattttttaataactgtcATAACTGAAGTATGGGCCTCAAGTAGGCCCAACATGGACCTCAAGTAGGACGATCCAAGCCCCCAAGTCCGAGCCCACGTGTATTTAATGGACCAGGCCTGTatgttaaatgaaaataaaatgcaaactTTCATAGTAATGGAGTTTCGAACCTCTCACCTAGAACACAAAAGAAGAAACCTATACCACTTAGCCATATCATTAATATGCcacttaattaatataacaatctaaaaatatttataacaaatatCTGTGTCTATTACTTTTCCGTTTTATATTTTGGCTGCTTGCATGATTTACAGTTGGTTACACCTTTTAGGAGTGGTCATTATTTTTCGCAACTATTTTCATTCACCCCGACActcaaaatgagaaaaaataatgTTCTTATGGAAATAGGGAACAATTAGTGGTAAGTAAGTCGGTAGAAAAATTAGCATTCTTATTTTTGGAGGCAGTACGTACGTCGGACTTCCGGCATCTTGAATTTGGCAATTGTATTATCTTAAAGTCACCAGCCACTTTTTCCGTGCCAACCAACTTCCCTATATATCAGGGAACAAAGGAAATTATGTTGATTCATGAGTCAcaagaagcatatatatatatatatacatattatatatatatcagtatCATTCCAATCGATCTCATTGCCCAAGTGTTCCACAGCATCGCATCAGACCAAGTTGTCATCAATATCCCTTTCACCTTTCAATTTGTATTCGATCTGGAATATATTATATTCCTTTCACCTTCCAATTTGTATCCCTATCTATATATaagaaccatatatatattaatatatatatatatacacatacatactTATAGTGTATCTATTCTTGGATCTGGTGGTTAATGGTTAGCAATGGATCACGCAGCCGAAGCTCAGAGAACAGACTTGATGACCATCACGCGTCACGTCCTTAACGAGCAGTCGAAGCACCCGGAGTCACGTGGTGATTTCAGCATCTTGCTCAATCACATCGTTCTGGGTTGCAAGTTCGTCTGCTCTGCCGTCAACAAGGTCTTGTTCATGCATGTTTCTGAATTCATTGCCTTTTATGCATCCATGTtcatttttcaatctttcatttcatacattttaattaattaattaattcccaGCTTTTTCAGGCAGGCCTGGCCAAACTCATTGGACTTGCTGGAGAGATCACCAATGTTCAGGTGACCATTTGTTTTCATCTTTTGATATATATTCCTTAAATAAATCCTTCAATTTCCCTTGAAAATTAAACATACATGGTGATTCATTTCCAGGGTGAACAACAGAAAAAATTGGATGTGCTTTCAAATCAAGTTTTTGTCAAGGCTTTAGTTAGCAGTGGGCGCACAGTAAGTTACTAAACATCCAATTGAATTATCTTTTTTCAACATTAACGACTAATTAATGACAAATGAGCTCCTTGTTTCAGTGCATCCTTGTttctgaagaagatgaagaggctACATTTGTGGAGCCATCAAAGCGTGGAAGGTTTAATTCTACATAAGTTATTCTGTTCCTCCTctgttcaaaatatatatatatataaggataaCTTTACGAAATGGTATCGAACTATACAccgttttgaaaaaatagtacTGAACtatcaaatgtctcaaactagTGTATCtaagttttcaaacgtctcacttaaaggATACTTCATTAGGATTTAttgttaaatcctgccaaaatttctaaaatactcttatgtttatttttatttttttaaaaaaaaattataaaaattttcaaagattcagccataaatatttttgcaaattccgttaaattatgACCAACATCtaaatattaacattttttttttttggtaaaaaaaaaaagagggtatttttgaaattttggcagaatttaacaacaaatcctcACGGATCgaatacccttaagtgaaacgtttggaaacttggataCATTAGTTTGAAACGTTTGATAATTCAATACACTTTTCTCAAAATGGCATacagttcgatacccttttgtgaagtttaatatatatgtttggaAATTAATTGTTAGGTCGATGATATTAATGCAGATATATTGTTGTTTTTGACCCATTGGATGGATCCTCAAACATCGACTGCGGTGTTTCCATAGGAACAGTATGGCCTCTTAATTATGGATCGCTTTAGTTGGCTTTCTTTGCACAAATATATCAGCGTGATCCATCTAATCTTTGGTGTAGATTTTTGGGATTTACGTGGTGAAAAACAAAGATGACCCAACTCTTGAAGATGTTCTACAACCTGGAAAATATATGTTAGCAGCTGGTTATTGCATGTACGGAAGCTCTTGCACGGTATaaggaacaaaaagaaaaataagcattaatttgtgttttgtttGAATTCCTCTGATGATTTGATTACTTAATTGTTAAAGTAGAGTCTGAAAATCCTTTTGCACTTTGGGTCGCGTCGGTGATAATTGCATGCAGCTTGTGCTTAGCACCGGAAGTGGTGTCAATGGGTTTACTCTTGATCCATCTCTTGGGGAGTTCATGTTAACTCACCCTGACATCAAGGTATCTCCCATTTCTTTCTCACATATGACATAACTAACGGTAAAACAAAACACTAATGTTTTATACAACATTATCATGGCCGGACCGATTCAAATGTAAGTTGTTTGAAACTATCACATCAGCATTTTGCCTTAATTAAACAGATTcccaagaaaggaaagatttATTCGGTAAACGAAGGAAACGCCAAAAACTGGGATGACGTAACTTCCAAGTATGTGTATTTCATTTATCTTTGCATTATTTCTAATTGCATGCCCAAGTTATTTAATACAATCTGAATGTTACCCAGGTATGTGGAAAACTGCAAGTTCCCTAAAGATGGTTCCTCACCAAAGTCCCTTAGATACATTGGAAGGTACGTATTTGAACCCATAGATCGAAAGCCTCGagttcctatatatatatatgaagacaataatatataatttactaATCTAATCTCAGCAAAATGCAAATGGATTTAAAGTGTTTCTAGTAATATTGTATAATTTATaattgtattaattatttaaaagcaGCATGGTTGCGGATGTTCACCGGACATTGCTTTACGGAGGTATCTTCATGTACCCTGCCGACAAGAAGACCCCGAACGGAAAACTACGGTATGTTTAATTTCTGTTAAAATTGTGTTATTTGCACACATTCATTTGGTATACACACTCACAATGGGACGTTGCTGCTAACAAGTAACACCTTGGGAGATTACTCTCTACTAACAACGTTCATTGCAAGTTATCTTTAGTAATTAACTATTGGGCTTGCATAAAACAAACAGCCTTCTCTATGAAGTCTTTCCGATGTCATACTTGATGGAGCAAGCAGGAGGTGAAGCTTTTACTGGAAAACAAcgggtattaatttttttaattaacatttctcttttcgATTTGCTTATATATCACGTACACCAAAGCCAAAGTGGTTAATTCAGGCTGCATGCATTGCAGGCACTTGACTTGGTACCAAAGAAGATACATGAAAGGTCTCCTGTATTCCTTGGCAGCTCCGATGATGTCCAGGAAATTAAAGCGCTTTACGCCGCCGCCGCTGCTGCTGCTGAATAAAACATCCCATATACAATATGTTCAACAATTATATTTCGTGGCCTTAAAATGTGTTTCTTATATTTGGGGGATACATTTTTCTGGTTGGAAACATCTATCAGGAAGTGATTTTTAAATTCATGGATACTGACCTAATTGTGTCCATTTGGACCGAATCAATCATGgaataaatatttgaaaaatatgaccatttaaaaaaaataaataaaaataaaaataaaaataataataataatataaggtGCGTTTTGATTGGGGAtgctcaaaagtcaaaacgGTCGAGGAACAAGTGTGATCGTGTACAAACATACCTACGGGCTATGAGTACGACTGCGACCCAAAAGAAGGAAAGAGCAATGCAAACACTCCCATTCCCATGGTTTAAAATTCTCCTATAATCTAATTTGAAATGAGCGTGGGCTGCGCCGCCCAAAGGAGTCGTTCAACCCAACCCCACCGCTCCCGACTTCCCACactaaaaaagaacaaaaagagtTGACGGGGTTATGGCGAAGATTTGTCCCTCATGGAAAAGGACAAAAACTTCCCCAGCTCATACATCTATTAAAGGGCTACTTCCTTTTGAGTTTTTCTCACAACACCTCTCTTGTTGGCTTTTACTAACAAATGAGACCCGACTTAGTTGAATAAACTGAGAGGTAAAACGTTCCGTTCTCTCACTTGAAGACATCTTCACCAATAACCATGGCTGCCGAGGAGAAGGTACTGAAATCCactccctcctcctccttcccCCTCCCTTTCCGGCCTCTTTTGAGGCTCCAACCACGTTAAAGGTCATATCCACCTCTTTGGAGGCCTTATTTACCTCTTTTGAGGTATTATCTTTGAATATCAGCTCTGTCGGCTAACTCCTCCATCACCAATCGTTCGGATTCCGCCTCCCCCAATTGTTCCCATCTGCgaatccatcatttttttttgaactctttggatttgggtttttcAAAATCAGATCTATTAACTTCAAAAAGCTTCACCCTCAAACGCGTCACTCCATAGTGCTCATCGTTTTCCCGGCTTCCATGCGCCACCAGTCCCCTCTGCATCCGGCTAGCACGCACCAGCGCGTGGCCCATACGCGCCCGCGAGTAGATCTCACACGATGGGCGCCTCTCACGCGTCGACGCGTAGATGGCTTTCTACTGTACATTTGGCCGTCTACAACCCCATCCGTAATCATCCGCTCCACTGTGCTGATTTTGCTGTTTTGCTTGCATTTTTTCtcgcctttttattttatatatcttCTCAGTGTTCCCTGTAATTGTTACTTGACAAGTGTTTGGTTAGGGTTTATCATAACTCCATACATACCTTTAATGGCCTAGCTCGAGCTTAAGTTGAGTCGAAACTATCGAATACCACATTCGGCTTAAGTTGAACTAAGCTTAGACACACATTTCACAACTCAACTTGGCTTGATTATTGCCCTAACTACGGTGTCACCTGCAATTAAGAAGAGAATCATCATAGTGATGCCAGCCTGGGCCAGCAGGAGAGCCTTCAACGGTCATGTCAATAATTTTgtctaaaagagaaaaatagaatagaattactcttaaGAGAGGAGATGTACCTTAGTTTGGAGAGCAGAGGCCTTTTTATTTGAGGCTACCTAATCTATTTTTGGGCTTTCTTGGTCTTCTGGGAGAATGGCCCTTTATTTCAATTGGGCCTCAGCCTACCTTTTAACATGAAATTTACATGCTAGAAAACTAGAAAGGTTATTAATTAAGCTGTTTGGAATCAAACGCTTGAACCAGTTTCTCGCGTAATTAGTCATCATATTCTggctcttcttttcttcttttcttctttatccTTCCTGAAATTGGCCTCCTCGAGGTCGAATTCTTGGTAGTCATCCTTCTCCCCCGTTCCTTCCTCCTTATCACTCGGATTCTCATCTTTTCTGTGTCGTCCTCCAGTCTGGCTGTTACGCGCATCTTCGTTCTGAGGCACCACCGTAGTTGTGCTTCTTCGTTATGCGTTTCGTGCTTGCGGGACAGTATTTTTACTTGCTATTGTGGCTTGAGGATCATCTGGAGTCTCTACATCATCGTGGACACGTACTGGTGTTGTCACCAtttgcagattttttttattttttatttttgtaagaaTGATAAAACGTTTCatagacggcgccaaactgttgagacAATTTTTAGATGGTGACGTGTCAGCTCCTGATTGGTTCTTTAGGGAGCCTGGAACTGTTATGCaatctgcaaaacaataaaGGACCGTCAGGAGTTGGCCAGCAGAACCTCTTCCAATGGCTAAGTCAGCGAAAAATTTTATTAGAGTGAATAAATGTGATTAGAGTTAGGTGATACCTGTTTTTAGCATCTATTTATACCCCTATTTGAACTAGTTGGGCTGTAAAGAGGTTCCCAAATCTTTTAGATTACTGACATCCGGTGCGGGTAAACAGTTATTCGGAACGATGTAAACAATAACTAAGCATGGTGTTCAGACACTCGATATGGTGTAAAGGGCTAGAATTACACATTCTTCACCCAATGTGTCAGGGAGTAATTACTCTCAATTGCTTTACCTGTTATCATGAGTCAGCCTCGGCATTCCTCTTTTCTTATTTGATCTGACTATTACATTTACCTTCACAACTCTCTAAATACATTAAACaatgaaaaaatgatttttgtacatttaaaagtgcacaatttttacacaatcAAAACATATTAGTAGGATTTATGCATGTGAGTTTTACTATGCATGAATCTCACCGATatgtataaattatataaaaattatgcaCTTTTAATCGTACAACTAACACATTCCTTAACAAGGTGCAGTGCCCTCATGTgcatgaccaaaaaaaaaacagtaaggaacgattttttttttttttttttgagcatcCCCCAATCAAAACGCACCTCACATTctactgctttttttttttccttttttgttttaatgtcatttaaatattatcttttttattattatttttctcaaatggtcatatttttcaaatatttcgGGAAAAATATTTATTGGATCTCTATTCATCATGTTAACAGTTAACCCCCTTTAAAAATTTCtgctttgttaatttttttttatttttttttttttagttttcctttttgtgTTTTCGTCTATTGTTAGTTATATTTgcccattaaaataaaataaaataaggaaaaagaaagaaaaaagtccTGTTTTATGCGATTTTCCGAAATATTTTccatttaaaaagagaaaaagatttCTGTGGGCAAATGATTAATCTCCCTGTCAGagtcaaaaatcaaaatgacgTGTCAAAGACTTCCGTGCTTCTTCCAAGAAAAGATATGAATATGAGAAATATGTATCACACACCCACCAACCCAATAGGCCTAGAGTCCTACATTTCTAAACTCCTTCGAACTGGGTTGTAAATAAACAGACCCGCTCACGAATGGGTTCGGGTCGGACATAGGTTTGAGGtcggttcatttattaaatgaaaaaaaggttaaacaaaaatttaagcttgtttattaaatgagttgaaattgtataacttatttttattattttgaactttttagtgagaacatgttaagtatttaaaaagattaaaaaaaacaaagaaaaaaaattttcttaGTAATGTAacaaatataatttgaattattgtaaacctgagtgtgtgtatatatataaaagagaaacaTATAAACTCGATATTAGATtgtttaagatttgagttaatttatctaattaatcttaaccataattaaatAGCTAgtaattagtatgaatttaaagaataaaaaaataaataattatgacatttactttatatatgaaatgaataagttaattgaataGCTCGTGAACAAATTCAAActcgtttgaaaaataaaagaaaagagtttgAACAAATTATCTATCTAGCTTGACTCgtgctaaaaaaaataaaaattaaacgaaCTGGTCTTTAACGTTCAGTATCGATTACAATCATTATTgactttctctttttcctccTACATAAAGAAAGAGAGGGTAGCCacatatgagagagagagagatgtccaatggctaattaattaagaaaaatgctacTATGTATTTTCATGTTATTCTCTTATCATTTTCAGTTGATATGACATTGGGTATTGTCAAttcatcattaatttttttttttttaatcaaaattgattttaaggtAAATTAAAAATGCCACGTCCGCAAAGAATTATGTTTATCAAATCTCATTAATCAATTGGAGAAGTACTCCCCAATGGCAAATGAATGAATTCATCAAACCTATAATATATAGATTGAGGCTTAATTACCAGAAACCAACAAACTTGGGTTTCTGCCACCAATATGATGCATTGCAGCATGTCATGCatacatgcataattaaacttCCTCTTAAACAACTCCCCGGCCTAGTGACATAGAATCGATTGAGACTTAACAGAAACCCAACTTtgttggtatatatatacaccgaCGGTGTAGGCCAGGGTCGGTTGTGAATTTTGTTCCAAACGTTGACGTTGGTGACTGCATGCATGTAAGCGGGCACATGTTGTCGGAGGAAAGGAAGGAGGTGGGTGTGGGTCGGTGGTGTGTCATAAGAGGACCCCGGCCTGTAAATGTtggctatatatatagggggagtgatccttacactcacactacacaacaatgacacaacaccaaggcacaatggagtggggtccACACtacattgtgccttggtgttgtgtcattgttgtgtagtgtgagtgttttaatcatttctctatatatagtttatagAAATGTctcttgcacaacagttgtgcaactgTTATACAAGAGATATGGAGTAGGTCTCACGTGGGACTCATGTAGTGGGATCCACCCATGTCTCTTAAATCCTACACAACTGTTATGCAGGAAACATGTCTCTATAGTTTATGCAAGCTGTGCTTTAAGTGCCTCCATTTATCACCTATGGCTTAAGATAATTAGAGACATGTTATATGCATATTTCttgtacatcattttttaaaatcaatcattagatcTGTAGGACCTACACGTGAATTCTTGTAGGTCCTACAAATCcaatgatttatttaaaaaagtgatgtacaaaaaatatacaagaaatgtgcgaaaatcatttctcatataattaatgttgttagttcttcaaaaaaaaaaaaaaaaatgttgttagaCATGAAAATAATTAGAGATCTGAAGAGGATATTGTAAAACCTgtgatttggatttttttttttttttttttttaacatgtccacCAAGAGAGGAgggaggattcgaactagtaacctccgCTTCATAAGACGTGGTCATCAGCTGACTGAGCTACCCCTTAGACCATGATTTGAAATATTAAGAGTAAGTGCGGTTGTAATTGTTGTTTGGTTTAATGaaatatttctttcatctataataataataataacgaaaACAAAAACGAAAATGAAAACGAAAACGCGACGAAGAGTCAATCGGATGCATTTTTGGGTCCCAACTCTCTTAGCATGCCAAACACGAGTTACATATATGGTATATAAAAGGGTTGTGGGCGGTggccacatatatatatatggtctccGATCAACGGCCGGTAAATTAGTTTTTtccaaaatcaaaagaaaaacatatgaAAACCAACAGAAAATGACTTCCATCGATCTTACACAGTACTAGAAGCTTCACGTTGTACGCTATCATACACGTACGCTGGAATTAAATGTCTTTGAACTGTACGTGAGACAGATGACAACAAAATCAGACACGTAGAATTTTCTAAAGCAAAGTAAAATGTCTTTCATTTGCACTCCACCTTGTGTGCCTTACTATGAGCCAAAATAAAGCATCTCCaatttcttcctcctcctcctcttcttcttcctgttCTTGTAAAAAGTGAGGATAAGAACTAATTCTGATTTAAcaagttatttttgttttggatgatCCACCCACAGCCGCcagattaattattaaatacacgtggatTCGTTTAccatatcaaataatatttattatctTTGGAATCCAATTCctgcatatatattaatttattgcTTCCAAAATCGTATAATTAACttcatatcaatcattttcaaTGTCACTTACTTTTGCACATAAAATAATACCTTGTTTTTGTTCAGgtttccaataatatatatatatatatatatatatattggggcCCCTAATCTACCgaacaacataaacaaaaataaacaggAAAGACGAGAATATAAGCTAGCCAGCTGTCTTGCACTCTTCGGCACTTCGCTTTCTTGTGCAAAACTATTAAGAGAATGTTCACGTTGGAAAATagattttttaatgaaaaaaataataatttattttttaagttttttctcattattatttttagagttaaaaagttaaagaattattcttttactttttttttaactaaacaGATCAATTTTTTGTTTAGCACTATTAAAAGtactttataaattttttaacgtAATTTTTCAAACATGCTTTAAGTGGCTTCAAACTCTGGTCCATCCAACTCCAAGCTAACCAGCTCTCTTGCACTCGTCAACTTTTAGATTTAACGTTAAATTTGAACAGAAATGTTGACATTAGAAACTCTTGAAATatggtaattttaaatttacaattttcaaaGTTTAAAGGTATGATTATAAAAAATACGAAAGATAAAGGGGtgataaatgaaatttttttttaatttttttaaaaatactttttatcttttttattttctaaattaaatttttatcctcctaattttgttttgttattttgttcttCAGCACGTAAAATTCTAGCTCCATCCCAATAAGCTTGTGATATTTATGTTCATATTGCTGCCTACTTGTATGATTAGATGGCAGATGGCTACACTTGTGGTCGCTCGGAAGTGGATAGAGACGACTTTTTCTATTCGTGTCAGGAAAGGAATGCAGTAtggtaatataatttttatttttattatttattatttttttatttttttattttctagttaCAGTCAAACCTATTATTGCTAAAGCTTTGCAGCTTTTTATAATGTGAATTTGTGTAAGGAACTGGCTTTATGGATATTATATTGGCGGAAGACACCTTACAAATTGTCAACGCGATTAAAGCATCAGTTAAGAATTTGAGTAAGTTTAGAAATATTGTGAATGGAATCAAAGTTGGTTTGAGCCAGTTAAGATCTTGGAGTATTGACCATGTCAAGTGGAATGCAAACACAGCCGTTCATACTATAGTCAAAGAGGCTATTTTGTATGTCATAGATAAAATTTACGttgaaaaaattccaaattataTCTGCAGTATTATTTCTATGGAGTGTTACACCCTTGAAGATTTTATggccagtttttttttcttctacataaaaaatataataataatttttttacaaaaaaaaaaaaaaaaaaacctattccATTTTATCATTGATGATTTGGTTATGACATGTGAAGTTAACTGATTCTGTTAACTTTTCTGATGGTAAAGACTAATTCGTGTTTTTggcttcttttaaaaaaaataagaggaatgctaggggtacttaaacttttgaaaagagaagtttaaagacgaaaatgcccttTTAGCAAAAACCATTAGTTTGTAAACATatgtcacatcaatttgtaaagttttctttgtaaaagtttaagcaTTTCTCAAAAACCATTATTTCAAGACCACCTTGCTCTGTCAAAGGATGTCTCGCCGTCTGTCCGGGATCCGGCAGCCAGTGGCGTCATCCAGCCACGAACGACCAGATCTGGTCATTCGTGATTTCTCCAATCACGACCGAGATTTGTTCCCCCGACCAGaatggccggatcccggccatctGTCCGGGATCCGGCCCATCCcaggccagaacggccggatcccagCGGTCTGGCTAGGATTCGGCTCTTCCCCGACCAGAAGCTTGATCGGGGTCGAGGTCGAGTCCGAGATTGTCTGGGGTGCTGGGTTTCCGGTGGGTAGGGGTGCTGGGTTTTCGGTGGTCGGGGTGCTAGGTTTCCGATGGTCGGGGTTGGAATCGTGGTCGGTCGGCGTGCTGAGTTTCTGGCGATACAATGGTTCCGACGAGTTGGGTTCAAGAGGAGataaaagggtatttttgtctatgtgctaaaatttgttttaacttattttaatgTTAAGTTGATGTGGAGCCTTTGATGAGCCTCCATGTCCTTTATAAACTTCtctttataaaagtttaaatacCCCTAACATTCCTCCTTTTGAAGTACTAGGGAGCTAATTTTTGGGCACTCTCAGTCATTAAGTATTGTCTTTCTCATGtttgaagttaattaattatgtacttaaattgttgatttaattgCCCATGAAGAATATTACACCGATGCAATCTCAAACTGATTTGTAGAAAACTCATATAAATCAATCTTTAAGAATCACATGTGTCTTCTAAATATGTGCGAAACATATGCTTTCTTAttaatgtcattaaaaaaaaaaaaaaaaaaaatgtacttctcatatgtttaagagaaatgatacaaattcTTCCATTGTCCATCTTATTTTGATTCTCTCAAGTTTATTTGAATTAGAGAATATCCGTTTCACTGCCAATCTCCTACCCgcctcattttcaaattcaccattGGATTTATAGGACCCATATTGGATCCAACAAATTTAATGGCGGAGTTGAAACTTAGTTGTATAGAAATATGTAAGAAACAGTTAGGGATGAATGTCTAACATGTCCTCATACTTAGATAACACATGTTATTCTTAAAaactgatttgtagaaaatttatatcTATCTTAATCTACATatcaacatcaaaacaactATCAAAGACGAGAAATGCATTCTTATAAACTGA
Coding sequences within:
- the LOC133871321 gene encoding fructose-1,6-bisphosphatase, cytosolic-like isoform X3, which gives rise to MDHAAEAQRTDLMTITRHVLNEQSKHPESRGDFSILLNHIVLGCKFVCSAVNKAGLAKLIGLAGEITNVQGEQQKKLDVLSNQVFVKALVSSGRTCILVSEEDEEATFVEPSKRGRYIVVFDPLDGSSNIDCGVSIGTIFGIYVVKNKDDPTLEDVLQPGKYMLAAGYCMYGSSCTLVLSTGSGVNGFTLDPSLGEFMLTHPDIKIPKKGKIYSVNEGNAKNWDDVTSKYVENCKFPKDGSSPKSLRYIGSSMVADVHRTLLYGGIFMYPADKKTPNGKLRLLYEVFPMSYLMEQAGGEAFTGKQRALDLVPKKIHERSPVFLGSSDDVQEIKALYAAAAAAAE
- the LOC133871321 gene encoding fructose-1,6-bisphosphatase, cytosolic-like isoform X2, translated to MDHAAEAQRTDLMTITRHVLNEQSKHPESRGDFSILLNHIVLGCKFVCSAVNKLFQAGLAKLIGLAGEITNVQGEQQKKLDVLSNQVFVKALVSSGRTCILVSEEDEEATFVEPSKRGRYIVVFDPLDGSSNIDCGVSIGTIFGIYVVKNKDDPTLEDVLQPGKYMLAAGYCMYGSSCTLVLSTGSGVNGFTLDPSLGEFMLTHPDIKIPKKGKIYSVNEGNAKNWDDVTSKYVENCKFPKDGSSPKSLRYIGSMVADVHRTLLYGGIFMYPADKKTPNGKLRLLYEVFPMSYLMEQAGGEAFTGKQRALDLVPKKIHERSPVFLGSSDDVQEIKALYAAAAAAAE
- the LOC133871321 gene encoding fructose-1,6-bisphosphatase, cytosolic-like isoform X1, whose product is MDHAAEAQRTDLMTITRHVLNEQSKHPESRGDFSILLNHIVLGCKFVCSAVNKLFQAGLAKLIGLAGEITNVQGEQQKKLDVLSNQVFVKALVSSGRTCILVSEEDEEATFVEPSKRGRYIVVFDPLDGSSNIDCGVSIGTIFGIYVVKNKDDPTLEDVLQPGKYMLAAGYCMYGSSCTLVLSTGSGVNGFTLDPSLGEFMLTHPDIKIPKKGKIYSVNEGNAKNWDDVTSKYVENCKFPKDGSSPKSLRYIGSSMVADVHRTLLYGGIFMYPADKKTPNGKLRLLYEVFPMSYLMEQAGGEAFTGKQRALDLVPKKIHERSPVFLGSSDDVQEIKALYAAAAAAAE
- the LOC133871321 gene encoding fructose-1,6-bisphosphatase, cytosolic-like isoform X4, with product MDHAAEAQRTDLMTITRHVLNEQSKHPESRGDFSILLNHIVLGCKFVCSAVNKAGLAKLIGLAGEITNVQGEQQKKLDVLSNQVFVKALVSSGRTCILVSEEDEEATFVEPSKRGRYIVVFDPLDGSSNIDCGVSIGTIFGIYVVKNKDDPTLEDVLQPGKYMLAAGYCMYGSSCTLVLSTGSGVNGFTLDPSLGEFMLTHPDIKIPKKGKIYSVNEGNAKNWDDVTSKYVENCKFPKDGSSPKSLRYIGSMVADVHRTLLYGGIFMYPADKKTPNGKLRLLYEVFPMSYLMEQAGGEAFTGKQRALDLVPKKIHERSPVFLGSSDDVQEIKALYAAAAAAAE